A stretch of DNA from Brevibacterium ihuae:
TGCGGAGGCCGGATCCTCCCCGTTGACGAGCTGAATGTCCGCGCCCTGTGTGCCGGCCGAGGTGACAGCAGGACCCAGCAGGACCGCGCGGCCGGGAGGCCACCGTCCGGCGAATCGGCGTGCGCTGAGACCCAGATGGCTCGCTTCGGAGGCTTCCGCAGGCGGGAAGATCAGGCGGGTGCGGGCGCGTGCCGCGAGGGGCGAATGCAGAATGCGGCGGCCTGCCGCGATGACGAATGTCAGCGGAGATTCGGGTGAGCCGGTGGCATGGGCGAGCACGGCTTCGAGTCGACTGAGTCGCCGCGTCCCCTCGATCGAGGATCGCAGCGCGTCATAGTCGTCGATGCAGACGACAAGAGGGTTGGAGCCGACACGGTTCTCGAGGGCTCCGAGCAGATGCTCGAGCGCCCAGGTGTCCTGGTGGGCGATGGACACGAACGATCCCCGCGCACGGTCGGAGTCGGAATGCGCGCGGCTCTCATGGTCCGCACACGGTTCCCTGGGGGATGCCGCTGCAGGCGACGCGTCACTTCTCGCATCACCGAGCGAAGCAGGTGAGAATCCGGGTGCCCGGGCGGGAGGGTCCGCACGGTGAGGCATCGGGCCGAGATGGACGACGTCTGCGCCTGCGGCCGCAGCGGCCGAGCCGAGTGTGTGCACCGCAGAGCTCATGCCGGATCCGCGGCCACCCGTGACGATGACGCAGCCGTCGCACACCGGGTTCCACTCCCATTCGACGGTGCGCTTCTCATCCGGGCGATCGATGGTGCCGAGGTGAATCGGACTGAGCGACGGGACGTGATCCGGCAGCGGTGGGCTGACCACCTGAGGGGGCGCCGGGTACGGAGAGGCACGGAGGAACTGCTGCGCGGCTGCGATGAGCCCCGGGACGGTCACACGGGCTCCCGCTCTGGCCGACGACCGCGGAAGATGCACGGTGCCCGACCGCTCATCGGCGATCGACGACCAGGTGAGGACCGGAGACTTCGCAGGAGCGCGGGGTGCATCGCTGTCCACCAGAGCCGCCCGGAAGAGCTCCGGCGCTCCGCCACGGCTGAGGTATGCGGCCCCGGGATCACCGGGAGGGAGATGTGCGGCCGCCTCCGTGCCGATCACCTCGATCGAGTCGGGGACATCCCTCACCCGGAGTGCGATCCGGAGGTTGATGTTCGCCCTCATCCGTGCCGTCACCACTCCGGCAGGTCGTTGGGTGGCGAGGATGAAATGGATGCCGAGCGAGCGACCGAGAGCGGTGAACGACTCGATCATCGCGGTTCCCTCCGGGTTGTCCTCGATGAGGGCCTGGAACTCATCGATGACGACGATGATCCGGGGGAGCGCGGGCGTGCCGCCGGATGCCTCGGAAGAGAGCTCATCGATGTCCGCCGCACCGCGGGCGGCGAGAATCCCCTCTCGGTGGAGGACTTCGGCTCGCAGACTGCGCAGAGCGCGCATCGCCATGCTCGGATCGAGATTGTGCACGAGTGAATCGACGTGGGCGAGACCGGCGAACGGCGCGAAGGTGGCGCCGCCCTTGAAGTCGATGAGGACGAAACGGACTTCATCGGGAGACAGCGCAAGGGCGAGCGAGGTGACCCAGGTGTGGAGGAGGACGGACTTGCCGCTGCCGGTGGTGCCGGCGACGAGAGCATGGGGGCCGTGCTCGACGAGATCGACGTGCAGCGTCCCGACGCCGGTCGAACCGAGAGGGACGCGCACGGTGCCGGGTCGCTGGGTGCGGCGGCCCGGCCACAGATCCGGGCCGAGACCGCCCTCGGAGGTTCGAGCACCGACAGGGATATCGACGAGATCGGAGAGTGAGCGGGGGAGCGGGGCGGCTCCTTCCGGAGGCCGTCGAGGTGTCACGACCTGGAGGAAGCGCTCGGATCGGAGTCTGCGGAGTACGATCGCTCCACTCGTGGGAACCGGGTGCCGGCCGGGGCGCTGGATCCGGTCGATGAAGAGTTCGCCGGAGGAATCGGCATCGCGGCAGACGAGCCGCCACCTCGGCCGATTCGATTCCTCGTCTCCGCTCGGCCGTGCAGCGGTGCTGGTCGGTGAACCCGCCGGGCACCGGATCTCTGCGGTCACGGCGTGCGTCCCGCCGGAGAGCGAGATGACGATCGGAGCTGCTGCTTTCCGCCCCACCGGAGCCGAGGGGACGCCGTTCCTTCCATCGCCTCGGATGTCCGTGGCGGGACTTGTCGCAGCACACGTGGAGTCGAGATCGGGAACCGCGGTCGCCTCGGTGCGGATCACCGGTCCGACCGCTGCGAGTTCGGGCATGATCCGACCCACCTCTGCACCGTGCACCTGGACCGGATGGTCGACTGCGAGAGCATCGGCGATGATGACGCGCACGACATCGAGCACGACCGGAGAAGTACCGACGATATCGAGATCTGCCGACGAGGGCCCGAAGATCACGACGGAGTCATCGACAGCGGGGTACAGGACTCCCTCGAACACGTGGCCGGCGATGCCGGAACGTCGGAGCAGACGTCCGATTCCCGGTGGGACGTCCGTGGATCCGTCCGGAGGACGCGCATCGAGCGGAACTTCGCGCGCGAGCTCTGCGCTCGCGCGTGGGCCGTCAGTCCCCGTCAGCGGAACCGATCCGTCGATCGCGAAAGCTCCCCGGAGCCCATCGAACGTCGGGTGTCCGCGGATCGCGACAGGGCTCAGCGCCGGCCCGTAGCCGAGGACGATGCATCCCCGCGCAGGGGGTGCAATCGAGTGCGCCGACCGCGATTCGTCGATGCAAGCCGACATCTCGCCGAGGAATCCGACGAGCGATCGCCGATAGTCGGTGACCGCGGTTCGCGACTCCCGGTGATGGCGGCGTCGCTCGATCCACCACCGCAGCACCGCGGTCACCGGGCCGGAGAGCGCGAGGATGATGAACCACCACATCCCGGTGACGGCGACGAGGATGATGCCGAGGACGAACGGCAGAAGGCTGAAGATCCACGAGGGCTTCTCCGGTGGGCGGACGCGCGGCGGTGCCGGCCAATCGAGGTCGAGCGGTTCGCACGTCACCGTCGGTCCGGGCGGCAGAACGGTGAGACGGGTGCACCCGATGGTCATCGCATGTCCCGAGTACCTCGAAAGTGCGACGTACGGCACCCTGTCGTCGGTGGATGAGAGGTCGAGGCCTCGAGGACCGTGGGTCACCTCCACCGGTGAGCGGCTGAGGAACGGGTCGGCGATCGGCAGTTCCGCTTCGAGCGTTCTGCCGAGCGTCCAGCTGCCGGGCGGTAGGAGCGAGGCGAATCCGGAGTCCGGACCGGCGGAGACCTCGAGTACTGTCGAGTGCCGCGACTGCGACGTGCCTGCGAGATGCAGCCCGAGGGAAGTGGGCTGCTCGCCGACGAGAACCGCGGTGCATGAAGAGCACCATGACTGCCAGGTGTCGTCCGGCTGCGGCGAGGTCCCGGCTGTTCCGTAGGGACGGCAGTCGGCAACGGTGAGATGCCGAGAGGGCCGTGGAGACGGGAGGTGCGACAGGCTCGAAGGTGGGGTGTCGGCCGCGGTCGAGCCGGGCGTGCTGGGGCACGGGTCCGCATCGAGGAAAGCGCCGAGCACAGTGCTGGCGGGTGCGTCTCCCGGTGCTTCGATCCGGAACGCCCGCACTCCGAACTCTCCGAAGACGAAGGCGAGGAGTGCAGGCATGGTGCGACGGTACGCACCCTGTGCCCCGGCCCGGAAAGCAGTCGGAGGGGCTGTGGACCGCGATCGGCCATCCACAGGAGACACCTACCAGACGCGGCCGTGTTATCCGCAGCGCACTGCCTGTCCGTGGATCAGGGGATCTGATCTCAGGGCATCGCCGGGAGCGCCTTCCGAGACCGCTCGTGCCTCGGGTCCCGGACGGTTGTCGGAGGTGACCGCCATTCACCCTTCGCGCAGTGCGCCGCGCGCTCGAGCGGTCGCGGACAGATCGATTCCGCGGGGGACGAAGGGGGAGAGGATCACAGGACGGTACCGAGTGGTCAGGATGATCTCGACGCTGCGACCGTCCGGAGTGCCGCCCTCGAGGTCGACGTCACGGAATCTCTCGGAGATGTGCGTCCGCCGCAGATACGTTCGGGCTTCACGCTGCACAGCGGCGTCGGTGAAGATGATCGCCGGATCGGAGCCGTAATCGGGTTCGAAGGAGTCGGCGGCGGCGAGCGCTGCGGAGTCGGCGAGGGCATAGAGCTTGCGGTGCGCGAGGTAGATGTCGGTGATCGCCGCGGTGAGGAGGACGAGGAGGAGCGCGATCGTCGCGAAGCCGATGGCCAGCGGCATCATGGAACCGCGGTCGTCGAGCATCATGCGGCGGACCGATGGAACCGGTCGCTGGTTCGACGGAGAGCTCCGACGCCGTTTCCCGCAGCCTCCGCCTTCCACGCGCTGCAACTCGGGGCGCATCCGAATCATCGCTCGGCACCGTCCGTCGAGTAGGGGGACACGATGTCGGAATGTGAGGCGCGCACGGTGATGTGCGGAGCCGATTCGCGCCCGAACAGAGCCGGCATACCGATCACCGGGATCCGTGCCTCGACGTGCGCGATCACTGTCGACCCGGCCTCGTCGCACGGCCCCCGGCACTCGAACCGGATCGTCCAGCGCGCGTCGTCCACCCCGAAGTCCTCGAAATGCAGACGTGCCATCTCCTGCGCCCGGGATTCGGCGGAGGCGGGGTATCGCGCGGCGGTGCGGGAGGCATTGATCGCCGATGCGTGCGTGGCGTAGGAGCCCGCCTGCACCTCGCTGAGGGAGAGCACGAGGTAGACGAGCGGGATGAGGAGGACGACCGAGGCGAAGATGAACTCGATGGGGGCCGAACCGCGATCGGCGGCGAGCTGCTCGGAACAGCCCGGCCGTGCAGAGGTCCTCGAGAAGCACCCCATCACCCGTCCACATCCTCGACGAGAGCGCGGCCGGACAGCTCCCACGACCCCTGCGGTCCCAGCAGTCCGAGCACCGGGATCGGAGTGGTGACGGTGACCACGACGATGCGGGTTCCCCCGGCCTCGGATTCGACGACCTCGATGTCCTGCGCGTACGCCTCGCCGATTCCCGCGGACACGAGAGCCCGGGTGAGCTCGGCTCCGTCCGAAGGCTGCTGATCCGCCAACCCCGCCTGCCGTGCCCCTGCGACCGCGGAATCAGTCACGGTGTTGCGCACGTGCAGAGCGAGTCCGAGTTGGAGCACCGATGCGAAGATCAGACTGAGGAGAGCGCTGACCATGACGAACTCCGCGATCGCGGAGCCGACATCGGCGCGAGTGTGCGCTCCGGGCAGGTCGATCGGGAGGGCGGCCGGCGCAGGCGGATGTGTGCGAGAGCCCCGGCCCGTTGCGCCGAGAGCGCTCCGACGCAGCGGGATCTCCTGATGCGGTGTCGGGGATGTAGTGACGGAGGACATGGATCAGCCCGCGCTGCGGACCTTGTTCATCGCATCCTCGAACATCGAGGTGAAGGCCTCGCCGGCGAGTGCCCACAGGGCGACGACGAGGGCGGCGGTCATCATCGTGATGAGGACCCACCCCGGCACGTCGCCGCGATCGTTCCGGGTGACACGGTGCGAGGTCTGCACGCGAGGATCGGGGGCGATAAGCGCGGTCATGACGAGGTACAGCCGGAGGAGGAAGCGGGAATTCATGATGATGCCTTTCTGCGGGAGCTGCTGACAGGGGAGTGGATTCGCGGGGCGGGAGGAGGGCAGTTGATCGGGGTCGACCGGACGGTTCCCGGGCGAGCGTCCGACCGGTGGTCCGCGGTATCGATGGAGGTCATGGGCGGTTCACCTCAGCCTGTGAGATCGAGGACGGCGAGCGAGGGGAACACCGCGAAGATCACGGTGATCGGGAGCACGAAGAGGACGACGGGGACGAGCATTCCGACCTCCTTCTGACCGCTGAGCTCCATGAGATGCCGCCGACCGTCCTCCCGGACATCGGCCGCCTGGGCGCGCAGCACCTCCGCGAGCGGAGTGCCGCGGGATATCGCGACGGCGATGCCGTCGACGAACTGGACGATGCTCGGGATCGCCGTTCGGCGGCCGAGGTTGTCGAGGGCGTCGACGAGCGGCGTTCCGGAACGGGCCTCGGCGAGGGTGAGGCGGAGCTCTTCGCTGAGCTCGCCCGTCGTGCTCCGGCACGATCGTTCGAGAGCGTCGACGGTGCCTTCGCCGGCGGTGATCGAGAGGGCGAGGAGTTCGGCGATCGTCGGGAACTCGGCGAGGATCCGGACTTCGCGCTGACGGACCCGGCGGGTGAGGAGCCAGTCGTTGAGAAGATGCCCGGCGACCCCGCCGATGGCGATGATGAGGACGAAGGCGACCGGGTTGAATCCGCGGCCCACACTGACGAGTGCGGCCAGGCATGATCCGATGACGATGCCTCCGGCGATGATGAGGAGCTGCTGGGCGCGGAACTTCTCGATCGTCTCTCCGCGCCCCAGACGCGCGAGCCGCGAGGTCACACTCGCATCGGTCGTCAGCCGCGAGGCCAGCCACCGGCCTCCCCGGCGGACGGTCGACCGGATGAGACCGCGGATCCCCGAATCGCTCGGCACGGGTGGACCGTAGAGCTCGGCGACCCGGGGCCGGTCGCGCAGGTACGGCCCGACGCGGTCGTCGAGAGTGGGCCTGCGGAACACCGGAAGGCTGAGCACGAAGAAGGCGATCGACAGCCCGAGGACGAGGCCGCTGCCGATGATCGCCGCCGGGTTGAATGGGGTGAGGTGCTCCATGGCTCACCTCAGAACCCGCGGCTCGACGGGCAGCCGACCGATCCGCTTCATCAGACCGTAGGCGGCCGTCGACACGACCAGGCCGACGAGCAGGAGGACCGTCCCGGCGGCCGTGTTGTAGGCCTCGGCGGTCTGCGGACGCGTGGCGAGGAGAGCGAGCACCACCCACGGTGCGGTGACGGCGAGGCGTGCACCGGTGACCGTCCAGCTCTGCCGGGCCTGGAGTTCGGCGCGGGTCCGCGAATCGTCGCGGATGAACTGGCTCAGCGTCTTGAGCATCATCCCGAGGTCCGTGCCGCCGACCTCGCGGGTGACCGCCAGTGCGGCGACGATCTTGTCTGCGACGGGGTCGGCCGCTGCGATCTTGAACCGCTCGAGCGAGAGGGAGAAGGAGCCGGTGGCCCGGTACTCCTGGGCGAACACGGTGAAGAGAGGGCGGAGCTGCTCCGGTCCGCGCGCACTGAGCCCGCTGATCGCCTCCGGCAGCGAGAGCCCGGCACGGATGCCGGAGTGGAGATGGTCGATCGACTCCGGCCACAGGGTGCGCCGTTCGACCTGCCGGGATCTCGCGCGGTGCCGCACGAACGCGATCGGGGCGAGTGCTGCGAACAGTGCGAAGCAGCCGCTGATGCTCGTCGCACCGGTGAAGAGCATCGCGATGAGGAACGCGGCTCCCGCCGCTGCAGCGCTGATGACGGCGAGATGAGCAGGCGACGTCCGGGGGAACCCGGCCATGGTGAGGGCTTCGTCGAGTTCGACGATGAACCGCGGGCGGGGTCGTGTGCGACGCGGGGTCTCCCACATCGACCACCAGATGAGGAAAGCGCCGCACCCGAGCCCGAGGCCGCACAGAGCGCCCGCCAGCGATGTGCTCATGCGGCCTCCAGGATCGCGTGGATGTCCTTGCCGATCGCGGCGAAGCGCTCGCCGAGGTGGGTGAATCCCGCGCCGCGGGTGAGAGTGCCGTCCGGGCCGGTCTGGAACACGGTCTCGAGCTCGACGATGCCGCCTTCGAGACCACCGGGGATCGCGGCGATCTCCTCGACCCGTCGCTGTCCGTCGCGATCGAGCCGGAGGTGCACGATGAGGTCGATGCTGCCGGCGACGGTCGGAGTGACGAAGGTCGACCCGATGTTCGGCCCGGCGAGGAGCGGGAGGGTGCACAGCTTGGTGACGGCCGAGCGCGCTGAGTTCGCATGGATCGACCCGAGGCCCGGCAGGCCGCTGTTCATCGCGACGAGGAGGTCGAAGCACTCGGCCTCGCGGACCTCGCCGACGATGAGTCGGCTCGGCCGCATGCGCAGCGCCTCCTTGACGAGCTGCCGGAGTGTGATCTCACCGGTGCCTTCGAGCGAGGGCTGGCGGCACTGCATCGCCACCCAGTCACGCGCAGGTACGGTGAGCTCGAACACCTCTTCGCAGGTGATGACGCGCTCGCGTGCAGGGATCGACCCGGTGAGGGCGTTGAGCATGGTCGTCTTGCCGGCCTGGGTCGCTCCGGAGACCACGATGTTCGCACCGGCGATGACGGCTGCATCGAGGAAGATTGCGGCCTTCTCCGGCAGGGTGCCGTTGGCAACGAGGTCGCGCAGGCTCCGGGTGCGGGTGATGAACTTGCGGATGTTGACCGCCGGATGGGCGCGGGTGATGTCCGGGAGAACGACGTGGAGGCGCGAGCCGTCGGGCAGGGTCGCGTCGACGAACGGGCTCGACAGGTCCACGCGCCTGCCCGAGGTGCGGAGCATCCGCTCGATGAGGTCGGAGACCTCGTCGGCGGTGAGCAGGGTGGGGGTGAGCTCGCTGATGCCGCGGCGACTGATGAAGACGCCCTGGGGTGCATTGATCCAGATCTCCTCGACCTCGGGGTCGTCGAGGTACTTCTGCAGTGCGCCGAAGCCCGACACCTCGTCGAGGATCCGCCGGCCGGTCGCCTCCGGGTCCGCCAGCAGGGGGAGTGAGCCGGCGAGGGTGCGCTCGTCGTAGTCGTGGATCACCTGGAGGACGAGCTCCCGGGCCTGGGCGGGTTCCGTGCGCGGATCGATCCCGCGGGTCCGGATGAGTTCTCGGACCTCGGCGGCGATGAGCTCGGCTGCGTCCATGGTGGGTCCTGTGGGGATCGGGCGCTGAAGCGGTCGTCGGGTGGGGGATGCGGTCCCGGATGGGTGGCCCGGGCGGGTGGTGCGGAGGGGTACAGCACCCAAAGTAGACGAATCGAATCTGTCTGAACAGATCCGCGCGTCATTTTGTGGATAACTCGCGAGTAAGTATTTCGCGAGATCAGGACGGGTGCGCGGAACCGGATCGGCGCCGTTCCGCGCGCGCCTCAGGGTGGATCGACCGGGATCTGGTTTGCCGGCTCGTCACGCTGCCCGGCTGCGGCCGCAAGTCAACAACTCAGGAGTAGAGAGTCCCGAATAATGGGACTCGCATCCAGTGTTCTCTCAGTTTTCGTCTCGCAAGGCGGAACAGAGGCGCGTGCTGTTGAGAAAGTTCGCACAGTCGACCTAGCGTTCATTCCACTACTCCGATCTTCGATGCTCCTACAGTGTGAGAGCGGGCGGCGAAGGTCGACGATGCAGAGAGGCATGGTGATCGTCTGTGGCAGAGTCGCCCGCGACCCCGGCTCAGCAGTCCGTGACGCGCACGGCCGCCCCTGCCGTGCCTCCCTCCCGGGTCGACATCCTCGACACCACGCTGCGCGATGGCCTGCAGATCGAGAAGACGATCGTCCCCACCGAGGTCAAGATCGCCCTCGGGCAGCAGCTCGCCGCCGCGGGCCTCACCCAGCTCGAGATCGGTGCCTTCGTCAACCCGAAGAAGGTGCCGCAGATGAGCGACACCGCTGAGGTGCTCGCCGGCCTCCAGCCGCTCGAGGACACCGGGGTCGACCTCTTCACGCTCGTCTTCAACCGGAAGGGCGCCGAGCGCGCGGCCGACGCCGGAGCGAAGAACGTCAAGCTCGTCATCTCCGCCTCCGAGGGGCACTCGCAGGCGAACTCCGACTCCTCGATCGCCCAGGCCGCCGACCGCCTGCTCGACGCGATCGACGCGCTCAAGTCCCACGGCATCCGCTACGACATCGCCACCGCGGTGAGCTTCTTCTGTCCCTTCGACAGGATCACCGACGTCGACCGGCTCCTGCCGATCCTCCGGACCTTCGTCGACGCCGGCGCCCACGGCATCGGACTGGCCGACACCGTGGGCAACTCGAACCCCGGCCTCGTGAGCCGCACGACGGCCGCGGTGCTCGCCGAGTTCCCCGGCCATCCGGTGAATCTCCACCTCCACGACACGTACAACTTCGGGATGGCCAACGTGTTCGCCGCGCTCCAGCTCGGCGTCAGCCACTTCGACGCCGCGATGGGCGGACTGGGCGGCTGCCCGTTCGCCCCGGGCGCGGCCGGCAACATCGGCACCGACGACCTCGTCCACCTCCTCCACCGGGAGGGCGTGTCCACCGGGGTCGACGTCGACCGCCTGGCCGCCGTGCGCGCCCCGCTCACCGAGGCCGTCGGGCACCCGCTCACCTCGAGCCTGTCCTCGATCCCGGCCACCCCCTCGGAGCTGCTCGCACCCCTGC
This window harbors:
- a CDS encoding hydroxymethylglutaryl-CoA lyase — protein: MAESPATPAQQSVTRTAAPAVPPSRVDILDTTLRDGLQIEKTIVPTEVKIALGQQLAAAGLTQLEIGAFVNPKKVPQMSDTAEVLAGLQPLEDTGVDLFTLVFNRKGAERAADAGAKNVKLVISASEGHSQANSDSSIAQAADRLLDAIDALKSHGIRYDIATAVSFFCPFDRITDVDRLLPILRTFVDAGAHGIGLADTVGNSNPGLVSRTTAAVLAEFPGHPVNLHLHDTYNFGMANVFAALQLGVSHFDAAMGGLGGCPFAPGAAGNIGTDDLVHLLHREGVSTGVDVDRLAAVRAPLTEAVGHPLTSSLSSIPATPSELLAPLPARTAGGAA
- a CDS encoding FtsK/SpoIIIE domain-containing protein, encoding MTIGCTRLTVLPPGPTVTCEPLDLDWPAPPRVRPPEKPSWIFSLLPFVLGIILVAVTGMWWFIILALSGPVTAVLRWWIERRRHHRESRTAVTDYRRSLVGFLGEMSACIDESRSAHSIAPPARGCIVLGYGPALSPVAIRGHPTFDGLRGAFAIDGSVPLTGTDGPRASAELAREVPLDARPPDGSTDVPPGIGRLLRRSGIAGHVFEGVLYPAVDDSVVIFGPSSADLDIVGTSPVVLDVVRVIIADALAVDHPVQVHGAEVGRIMPELAAVGPVIRTEATAVPDLDSTCAATSPATDIRGDGRNGVPSAPVGRKAAAPIVISLSGGTHAVTAEIRCPAGSPTSTAARPSGDEESNRPRWRLVCRDADSSGELFIDRIQRPGRHPVPTSGAIVLRRLRSERFLQVVTPRRPPEGAAPLPRSLSDLVDIPVGARTSEGGLGPDLWPGRRTQRPGTVRVPLGSTGVGTLHVDLVEHGPHALVAGTTGSGKSVLLHTWVTSLALALSPDEVRFVLIDFKGGATFAPFAGLAHVDSLVHNLDPSMAMRALRSLRAEVLHREGILAARGAADIDELSSEASGGTPALPRIIVVIDEFQALIEDNPEGTAMIESFTALGRSLGIHFILATQRPAGVVTARMRANINLRIALRVRDVPDSIEVIGTEAAAHLPPGDPGAAYLSRGGAPELFRAALVDSDAPRAPAKSPVLTWSSIADERSGTVHLPRSSARAGARVTVPGLIAAAQQFLRASPYPAPPQVVSPPLPDHVPSLSPIHLGTIDRPDEKRTVEWEWNPVCDGCVIVTGGRGSGMSSAVHTLGSAAAAAGADVVHLGPMPHRADPPARAPGFSPASLGDARSDASPAAASPREPCADHESRAHSDSDRARGSFVSIAHQDTWALEHLLGALENRVGSNPLVVCIDDYDALRSSIEGTRRLSRLEAVLAHATGSPESPLTFVIAAGRRILHSPLAARARTRLIFPPAEASEASHLGLSARRFAGRWPPGRAVLLGPAVTSAGTQGADIQLVNGEDPASAAERPIPLTIDEQTFGSPQLTPPTWILPAADAPGPGPTGVEIGTGPGGEPVVWSPDLHGPVLTVRGTPDGTPVLVEAIADAWDRSTRRDEPLMAIAAAHHADPELVARALTSEACAVGFPLHHSPGYSSPLARAPGLGPTLVIGARTAGELAENGLRELPLVPGPRTRGWFVTAERAIPVDVAPLLARTDAGDDHGAPPPS
- a CDS encoding pilus assembly protein TadG-related protein translates to MMLDDRGSMMPLAIGFATIALLLVLLTAAITDIYLAHRKLYALADSAALAAADSFEPDYGSDPAIIFTDAAVQREARTYLRRTHISERFRDVDLEGGTPDGRSVEIILTTRYRPVILSPFVPRGIDLSATARARGALREG
- a CDS encoding CpaF family protein yields the protein MDAAELIAAEVRELIRTRGIDPRTEPAQARELVLQVIHDYDERTLAGSLPLLADPEATGRRILDEVSGFGALQKYLDDPEVEEIWINAPQGVFISRRGISELTPTLLTADEVSDLIERMLRTSGRRVDLSSPFVDATLPDGSRLHVVLPDITRAHPAVNIRKFITRTRSLRDLVANGTLPEKAAIFLDAAVIAGANIVVSGATQAGKTTMLNALTGSIPARERVITCEEVFELTVPARDWVAMQCRQPSLEGTGEITLRQLVKEALRMRPSRLIVGEVREAECFDLLVAMNSGLPGLGSIHANSARSAVTKLCTLPLLAGPNIGSTFVTPTVAGSIDLIVHLRLDRDGQRRVEEIAAIPGGLEGGIVELETVFQTGPDGTLTRGAGFTHLGERFAAIGKDIHAILEAA
- a CDS encoding pilus assembly protein, with amino-acid sequence MVSALLSLIFASVLQLGLALHVRNTVTDSAVAGARQAGLADQQPSDGAELTRALVSAGIGEAYAQDIEVVESEAGGTRIVVVTVTTPIPVLGLLGPQGSWELSGRALVEDVDG
- a CDS encoding type II secretion system F family protein yields the protein MEHLTPFNPAAIIGSGLVLGLSIAFFVLSLPVFRRPTLDDRVGPYLRDRPRVAELYGPPVPSDSGIRGLIRSTVRRGGRWLASRLTTDASVTSRLARLGRGETIEKFRAQQLLIIAGGIVIGSCLAALVSVGRGFNPVAFVLIIAIGGVAGHLLNDWLLTRRVRQREVRILAEFPTIAELLALSITAGEGTVDALERSCRSTTGELSEELRLTLAEARSGTPLVDALDNLGRRTAIPSIVQFVDGIAVAISRGTPLAEVLRAQAADVREDGRRHLMELSGQKEVGMLVPVVLFVLPITVIFAVFPSLAVLDLTG
- a CDS encoding type II secretion system F family protein, with translation MSTSLAGALCGLGLGCGAFLIWWSMWETPRRTRPRPRFIVELDEALTMAGFPRTSPAHLAVISAAAAGAAFLIAMLFTGATSISGCFALFAALAPIAFVRHRARSRQVERRTLWPESIDHLHSGIRAGLSLPEAISGLSARGPEQLRPLFTVFAQEYRATGSFSLSLERFKIAAADPVADKIVAALAVTREVGGTDLGMMLKTLSQFIRDDSRTRAELQARQSWTVTGARLAVTAPWVVLALLATRPQTAEAYNTAAGTVLLLVGLVVSTAAYGLMKRIGRLPVEPRVLR